One part of the Streptomyces ferrugineus genome encodes these proteins:
- the dnaJ gene encoding molecular chaperone DnaJ, which produces MSTKDFIEKDFYKVLGVPKDATEAEIKKAYRKLARENHPDANKGNAKAEERFKEISEANDVLGDPKKRKEYDEARALFGNGGFRPGPGGAGGGSFNFDLGDLFGGGAQGGQSGAGGFGGGLGDVFGGLFNRGGTGTTRTQPRRGQDIDTEVTLSFTEAIEGATVPLRMSSQSPCKACAGTGDKNGTPRVCPTCVGTGQVARGSGGGFSLTDPCPDCKGRGLMAEHPCMECKGSGRAKSSRTMQVRIPAGVSDSQRIRLRGKGAPGERGGPAGDLYVTVHVDAHPVFGRKDDNLTVTVPVTFTEAALGGEVRVPTLGGPPVTLKLPPGTPNGRTMRARGKGAVRKDGTRGDLLVTVEVSVPKDLSGKARDALEAYREATAGEDPRAELFQAAKGA; this is translated from the coding sequence ATGAGCACCAAGGACTTCATCGAGAAGGACTTCTACAAGGTCCTCGGCGTCCCCAAGGACGCCACCGAGGCCGAGATCAAGAAGGCGTACCGGAAGCTCGCCCGCGAGAACCACCCGGACGCCAACAAGGGCAACGCCAAGGCGGAGGAGCGCTTCAAGGAGATCTCCGAGGCGAACGACGTCCTCGGCGACCCCAAGAAGCGCAAGGAGTACGACGAGGCACGCGCCCTCTTCGGCAACGGCGGCTTCCGCCCGGGGCCGGGCGGCGCGGGCGGCGGCTCCTTCAACTTCGACCTGGGCGACCTCTTCGGAGGCGGCGCCCAGGGCGGTCAGTCCGGCGCCGGCGGCTTCGGCGGCGGACTCGGTGACGTCTTCGGGGGCCTGTTCAACCGCGGCGGCACGGGCACCACCCGTACCCAGCCACGCCGGGGCCAGGACATCGACACCGAGGTCACCCTCAGCTTCACCGAGGCGATCGAGGGCGCGACGGTCCCGCTGCGGATGTCCTCGCAGTCGCCGTGCAAGGCGTGCGCGGGCACCGGCGACAAGAACGGCACGCCGAGGGTGTGCCCGACCTGTGTCGGCACCGGCCAGGTGGCGCGGGGCTCGGGCGGCGGCTTCTCCCTCACCGACCCGTGCCCGGACTGCAAGGGGCGCGGCCTGATGGCCGAGCACCCCTGCATGGAGTGCAAGGGCAGCGGCCGCGCGAAGTCGTCCCGGACCATGCAGGTCCGCATCCCCGCCGGGGTGTCGGACAGCCAGCGCATCCGGCTGCGCGGCAAGGGAGCGCCCGGCGAGCGCGGCGGCCCGGCCGGCGACCTGTACGTCACCGTGCACGTCGACGCGCACCCGGTGTTCGGCCGCAAGGACGACAACCTCACGGTGACCGTCCCCGTGACCTTCACGGAGGCGGCCCTCGGCGGCGAGGTCAGGGTCCCCACCCTGGGCGGACCGCCGGTCACCCTGAAGCTGCCGCCCGGCACGCCCAACGGCCGCACCATGCGGGCGCGGGGCAAGGGCGCGGTCCGCAAGGACGGCACCCGCGGAGACCTGCTGGTCACCGTCGAGGTGAGTGTCCCGAAGGACCTTTCGGGGAAGGCTCGTGACGCGCTCGAGGCGTATCGCGAGGCGACCGCGGGCGAGGACCCGCGGGCGGAGCTGTTCCAGGCCGCGAAGGGAGCTTGA
- a CDS encoding heat shock protein transcriptional repressor HspR: MDGRRRNPYELTEETPVYVISVAAQLSGLHPQTLRQYDRLGLVSPDRTPGRGRRYSARDIELLRQVQALSQDEGINLAGIKRIIELENQVAALQSRVVELQAALDGAAAAMQQREAAVHASYRRDLVPYQEVQQSSALVVWRPKKPRD; encoded by the coding sequence ATGGACGGCCGTCGACGCAACCCGTATGAACTGACCGAGGAGACCCCGGTCTACGTCATCTCGGTGGCGGCCCAGCTCTCCGGCCTGCACCCGCAGACCCTGCGCCAGTACGACCGCCTGGGCCTGGTGTCGCCGGACCGCACCCCCGGCCGCGGGCGCCGTTACTCGGCCCGCGACATCGAACTGCTCCGCCAGGTGCAGGCGTTGTCGCAGGACGAGGGCATCAACCTGGCCGGCATCAAGCGCATCATCGAACTGGAGAACCAGGTCGCCGCGCTCCAGTCCCGCGTCGTGGAACTGCAGGCGGCCCTGGACGGCGCCGCGGCGGCGATGCAGCAGCGCGAGGCGGCGGTGCACGCGTCGTACCGCCGCGATCTGGTCCCGTACCAGGAGGTGCAGCAGTCCAGCGCGCTCGTGGTGTGGCGGCCGAAGAAGCCCAGGGACTAG
- the grpE gene encoding nucleotide exchange factor GrpE encodes MTEETPGFEEKPDVPSGATPDDAEPKAAPQEGAAPAGDGSAAADAGLVAQLDQVRTALNERTADVQRLQAEYQNYRRRVERDRITVKEIAIANLLTELLPVLDDIGRAREHGELVGGFKSVAESLETVAAKMGLQQFGKEGEPFDPTIHEALMHSYAPDVTETTCVAILQPGYRIGERTIRPARVAVAEPQPGAQTVKGEGAEESAATADDKESGGPDEG; translated from the coding sequence GTGACGGAGGAGACCCCGGGCTTCGAGGAGAAGCCTGACGTCCCCTCCGGCGCGACCCCCGACGACGCCGAGCCGAAGGCCGCTCCGCAGGAGGGAGCGGCCCCGGCCGGGGACGGATCAGCAGCAGCGGACGCCGGCCTGGTGGCCCAGCTGGACCAGGTGCGCACGGCGCTCAACGAGCGCACGGCGGACGTCCAGCGGCTCCAGGCCGAGTACCAGAACTACCGCCGCCGCGTCGAGCGCGACCGGATCACGGTCAAGGAGATCGCCATCGCGAACCTCCTGACCGAGCTCCTGCCCGTGCTCGACGACATCGGCCGCGCGCGGGAACACGGCGAACTCGTGGGCGGGTTCAAGTCGGTGGCGGAGTCCTTGGAGACCGTCGCCGCCAAGATGGGCCTGCAGCAGTTCGGCAAGGAGGGCGAGCCCTTCGACCCGACGATCCACGAGGCGCTGATGCACTCCTACGCGCCGGACGTCACCGAGACGACCTGCGTCGCGATCCTCCAGCCGGGGTATCGCATCGGCGAGCGCACCATCCGCCCCGCGCGGGTGGCGGTCGCCGAGCCCCAGCCGGGCGCGCAGACCGTCAAGGGCGAAGGGGCCGAGGAGAGCGCCGCGACGGCCGACGACAAGGAGAGCGGTGGCCCGGACGAGGGCTGA
- a CDS encoding PA14 domain-containing protein gives MNPARRTTAATATAVVLATAGGLLTALAAPASAAVTCNSPVFKRQFFANTAFSGTPKRTDCDGVIDQNWGTGAPATGLPGNYFGVRWSLTRDFGSGGPFTFSASGLDGIRVYLDGVRKIDLWRNTSTTVYRTVNVTIPSGKHSLRVDYVNWTGSAKVKFGYAPRTSATVDKVRPLAPTGAAVTYDQATSRARVTWARNKEMDLAGYRVYRRLKGTGDYRVVSGGTLLTGTSFTQALAPTGTAYYYEVRAVDRAGNESAGSTDQLVTTVDRTAPLTPVVSASDDPVRGVTLDWQDDAYGVTYDVYRAAAADGEFVKLGVSYGSSRLDETAPYGDTSYYRVVARDGAGNTATSQVLAFARPLAVPAMDTPGTNEAETGIELRWTTSKAAPAEFRAYRWDRSDPDAVPVQVTCEPYRVGNEADYYPQYGCTDHSAERRTSYAYHVTSVDGQGRESAPSRTVYASRLDTTPPPTVTGLTHESTEYGTVLQWDDSTAEDLASYTVFRATDARDTSTYEWMASLPPGTTRYVDVGVPDDENWVYLVDAVDTSNNSLYTLSGNPADVVANVSVNEFDLTPGQVPPNTATWALSAEADATGHAVLSWTCGTGCDTSGFHVYRWDRATQQYVRLTDLPLAVDARGYTDPATPAGTTSHYVVSAVAADGSEAYTGLAPVVVAPQEG, from the coding sequence ATGAACCCAGCCAGACGCACGACCGCGGCCACCGCGACCGCCGTCGTGCTCGCCACCGCGGGCGGCCTGCTCACCGCCCTCGCCGCGCCCGCCTCCGCCGCCGTGACCTGCAACTCGCCGGTGTTCAAGCGGCAGTTCTTCGCGAACACCGCGTTCTCCGGTACGCCGAAGAGGACCGACTGCGACGGCGTCATCGACCAGAACTGGGGCACGGGCGCCCCGGCCACCGGTCTGCCCGGGAACTACTTCGGCGTCCGCTGGAGCCTGACCCGGGACTTCGGCTCCGGCGGCCCCTTCACCTTCAGCGCCTCCGGCCTTGACGGCATCCGGGTCTACCTCGACGGCGTCCGCAAGATCGACCTGTGGCGGAACACCTCCACGACGGTCTACAGGACCGTCAACGTCACCATCCCCTCCGGCAAGCACTCCCTGCGCGTCGACTACGTCAACTGGACCGGCAGCGCCAAGGTCAAGTTCGGCTACGCACCCAGGACTTCGGCCACCGTCGACAAGGTCAGGCCCCTGGCCCCGACCGGTGCCGCCGTGACCTACGACCAGGCCACGAGCAGGGCGAGGGTGACCTGGGCGAGGAACAAGGAGATGGACCTCGCGGGCTACCGCGTCTACCGGCGGCTGAAGGGAACCGGTGACTACCGCGTGGTCAGCGGCGGTACCCTGCTGACCGGCACCTCCTTCACACAGGCCCTCGCGCCGACCGGCACCGCGTACTACTACGAGGTGCGGGCCGTGGACCGGGCCGGCAACGAGTCGGCGGGCAGCACCGACCAGCTCGTCACGACCGTGGACCGCACCGCGCCGCTGACGCCGGTCGTGTCCGCGAGCGACGATCCGGTGCGCGGGGTCACCCTCGACTGGCAGGACGACGCGTACGGCGTGACCTACGACGTCTATCGCGCCGCGGCCGCCGACGGGGAGTTCGTGAAGCTCGGAGTGTCGTACGGCTCCAGCCGCCTCGACGAGACCGCGCCCTACGGGGACACCTCGTACTACCGGGTCGTCGCCAGGGACGGCGCCGGCAACACCGCGACGTCACAGGTCCTGGCCTTCGCCCGGCCGCTGGCGGTGCCCGCCATGGACACCCCGGGCACGAACGAGGCCGAGACCGGCATCGAGCTGCGCTGGACGACGTCGAAGGCGGCGCCGGCCGAGTTCCGGGCCTATCGCTGGGACCGCTCCGACCCGGACGCCGTCCCGGTACAGGTCACCTGCGAGCCGTACCGGGTGGGCAACGAGGCCGACTACTACCCGCAGTACGGCTGCACCGACCACTCCGCCGAGCGGCGCACGTCGTACGCCTACCACGTGACCAGCGTCGACGGTCAGGGCCGGGAGTCGGCACCCTCGCGAACGGTCTACGCGAGCCGCCTGGACACCACCCCGCCGCCCACGGTCACCGGCCTCACCCACGAGAGCACGGAGTACGGCACGGTGCTCCAGTGGGACGACAGCACGGCCGAGGACCTCGCCTCGTACACCGTGTTCCGCGCCACCGACGCCCGTGACACCTCCACCTACGAGTGGATGGCCTCGCTCCCGCCCGGCACGACTCGGTACGTCGACGTCGGCGTGCCGGACGACGAGAACTGGGTCTACCTCGTGGACGCGGTGGACACGTCGAACAACTCCCTCTACACGCTGTCCGGCAACCCGGCGGACGTGGTCGCCAACGTGAGCGTCAACGAGTTCGACCTCACCCCGGGCCAGGTGCCCCCGAACACCGCCACCTGGGCCCTGTCCGCCGAGGCGGACGCGACCGGCCACGCGGTGCTGTCGTGGACCTGCGGCACCGGCTGTGACACCAGCGGATTCCACGTGTACCGCTGGGACCGCGCGACACAGCAGTACGTCCGCCTGACCGACCTGCCCCTGGCCGTCGACGCCCGCGGCTACACCGACCCGGCCACCCCGGCCGGGACCACCAGCCACTACGTCGTCTCGGCGGTCGCCGCCGACGGTTCGGAGGCGTACACCGGCCTCGCACCCGTCGTCGTCGCCCCGCAGGAGGGCTGA